The stretch of DNA CGCTGGGACCACTATGCGCAATTCTGGTCGCAACTCGTCAGTTGGGTGGCGCGCCCGGGCGATAGCGGTCCCTTTAATCTGCGCGCCAGCAATGGCGCGGACGGGGCCCTGCAGATCATTGCCGAAAAGGCCGATCAGACCCCGGCGGAGAACCTCTTCTGCCGCATCTCGGGGCCTCATCGGACGGCCGATATCGCGCTGACGCAGATCGGTCCGTCGGTCTATCGCGGCGAGTCCGCGCCGCTGACGCGCGGCAAATACAGCCTGGTCTTGATGATTAAGGCGGGCGACACGGAACGCGTTCTATTGCGGCGCGACATTGCCGCCACCGGCGTCAGTCTTGCCGACGCGGCCGAACTCAAGTTACGGCCCGCTGATACTGCCCTGTTGCGCGATCTCGCCGCCGGGACCGAGGGAGGATACGCAGCCGGCGTTAAGCAGATGCTCACACATGGCGGCGCCAAGGTCCGCACCTGGCGTCCGCTTGATTCGACGCTCCTGCCGATCGCGATTCTGTTGATACTCGGCGACGTCTTCATTCGCCGCCGCTATCTTGGGGACTAGCTGCGCATCTGAGCGAATCCGCTGCTCCGCCGCGTCCGCCCAGCGAGACTGATCCGGCAATCGACGCGGCGGGTTGTCACACGCTGCGAAGAATCTCTGGTGCGCGCGAACCCGGTAGGCGCGGGTACCGTCTCCCACAACGAGGCGAAGCCGGAAAGTCTCCTCGTCGGGGGCGCGGCCAATTACTGGCTGGCGCGCATCTGCTCGAGTTGCTCGGCGCCCTGCCGCAGCCGCCATTGGTCTATAGCTTCCACGTTGAAGCGCCAGTCACTGCCGATTTTGAAGCCGGGCAGTTGACCCTTCTTGAGCAGCCGGTAAATCGTCGAACGATGGACCCGGAGGTAATCCGACAGCTCACCAACCGTAAGAACCTTGGCATCTACTAGCATAGTCTTCTGATTCCTCTCCTAGATTTCCTAACAAAAGCTAATCAGCAAGTAAACGACCATATCTTGAAACTTGGCGCTGGCTGAATCGCGCTAAGCCGTCAGATAACGTTGACTCCGCCACTGCATATTTTATTCGACACAATTTATCTTTCAAGCCTCCATTGTGGATAACTTTGTCGTTGCTTATCTGTAGGCTGCGGAAACATTTTCGCCAAGAAACCATTCTGAACCTGTTGCCGCCGCCATCGCCCCGCTTGCGTCGCCTGACAATTCTCAGACGAGTCTAATTCTCAGACGCGCACGGGCTTGCTAGGTTACGACTGGTGGCGAGCGAGATCAGGGCCGGCGCGTCCGGTTTCAGCTACAAGGAATGGCTCGGCGGCTTCTATCCGGCGAAGCTGGCCGGGGCAAAGATGCTCGAGTTTTACTCGGCGCGGCTGGCGACCGTCGAGATCAATTACACCTTTCGCGCGATGCCGCGGCGCGCGATGCTAACGGGCTGGGCGGAAAAGACTCCGCCGAATTTCCGCTTCGCACTGAAGGCGCCCCAGCGGATCACCCACTTTGCCCGTCTGCGCGGCAGCCGCGAGACGCTGGACTACTTCATCGAGGTGGCGGGGGCGCTCGGCGAAAAGCTCGGTCCGGTACTTTTTCAATTACCGCCCGATTTGAGCCGCGACGACGCGCTGCTCGACGATTTTATCGCGCAGGTCGGCGGCCGTGTGCGCGCCGCTTTCGAGTTTCGCCATCCCTCATGGTTTGATGAGGAGGTGTTGGCGCTGTTGCGGCGCCGTCAGGTGGCACTGTGTGTAGCAGAAAGTGACAAACTGTCGAGTCCGGTGGCGAGCACCGCGCCGTACGCCTATCTGCGCCTGCGCAAGGAGAGCTACGACGACGCTGCGATGGCCGCCTGGGCCGAGAAGATCCGCGGGCTAACCGTCGGCGCGCGCGAGGCTTACATCTACTTCAAGCATGAGGCGGCGGCGCCCGAACTGGCGGCGAAGATGCAGCTGCTGCTCGCGACGGTTTGAACGCCTCGATGCTCGGGGCCGGCGCCTATCGTTACGAGATTCGCCAGGGCGCGACGGTCGTCGCGGTCGAAGAGGCGCGGGTTGCGCCCAAGGCGATCACGGCGACGCGGCGCGAGGCCGACGGTTTGACGGTGCGAGAGGCCGACGCCACGCTCGATGACGCCGGCAGGATTGAGCGGATCAGCCTGCGCTATGCCAGCAGCCTGTTCCGGCGTGACGCCAGTTATCGGGCGGACGGCGACAGCTTTCGCGGCAACGTCAGCGCGATGGCCGGGCGCAACGAAATCGTGATCAAGCTCGGGCGCTTCGGTGAGATCGACGGCGCCGACCTGACGATCTTTCGCGCCTTGATCCTCGCGCACGTGCGGGAGCGCGGGCAGATTCGCTGGACCGGCCGCGTGGCCGTGATCGATCACAACACGCTGGCCGCCGCGTCGCTCAAGCAAACCTGCCGGCTGGGAGATGCGCGCGGCGCGGCCCTGGGCGTGAGCGTTCCCGGCGACGGCTCACTATGGATCTACGAGGCGCGGATGGGCGATGTCGAGGAGATCGCGGTCGACCGGACTGGCTCCGTCGTCCGCCGGCGCGATAGCCGCGGAAGCGAATCCCGCCTCATCGACTTTAAACCCTAGCGAACCCAAAAAACAGGCAGCCCCACCCGGTTCGCCTTGAACGACGTCCCCGAGGCCGTCGCGCCGCGTCAGGCGGCGGCGCGCTCGCCGGGCATCTTGCAGTCACCCTCGAACTGCGCGCCCTCATTCAAAACGAGGCTCGGCGTCGTAATCGCGCATTTGAGCCGCGCCGTCGGCAGCAATTCGAGCCGCTCACGCACGATGATCTCGCCGCTGACCTGACCGGCCACGGTCAGGCGGGTGGCGGCGATGCGCGCCGTCACGATCGCGCCTTCGGCGATGAGGATTTCGTCGCCGGTAATCTCGCCGTCAACTTCACCCTCGATTTTCGCCGGTGCGCGAAAGTTTAGCTTGCCCGAAATTTTGGCGCCTTTGCCGATGCGCGATTGAAATGATTCGTCGTTTAGCCCCATGTTCCCCCCTTTTAACTACCTTGAGCTGCAAGGGGGGCGGCGGAGTCTGCGAACGCGCAGCGAAGGCAATGACTCCCCTGCTCGCTCCACTTTGTTTCGCTGATGCGCCCCCCCGGTGCTCGCTCCGCGAAGTGTCGCTAACGGCGAATATGCCGCGAAACGGCGGGCGAGGCAATGCCGTCGGCGCAAGGCGTCAAATGGGGAGCACTCTGAGGACGAAGTCGAATGGCCGCGAAATCAAATGCTCGCTTATTTGGCGCTGGCGTCGCGCGCGAGGATCGCGCGGGCCAGCGCGAAGCGATGGACCTCCGACGGCCCGTCGTAGATGCGAAAGGCGCGGATGTCGCGATAGGTGCGCTCGACTACGGTGTCGTCGGTGATGCCCATCCCGCCGAGAATCTGCAACGAACGATCGACGATGCGCCCAGTCGCCTCCGAGCAGAAGACCTTGCACATGCTGGTTTCATTGCGCGCCTGCTCGCCCTGATCGAGCATCCACGCCGCGTGCCAGATCGCGAGGCGGCAGAGCGACAACTCGTTTTCATTATCGGCGAGCATGAAGCCGACCCCCTCATGCTCGCCGATCGGGCGGCCGAAGGCGTGACGGCGCCGCGCATAGTCGGTCGCGATCGCATGACAGCGCCGCGCCGCACCCAGCCAGCGCATGCAGTGCGTCAGCCGCGCCGGACCCAATCGCACTTGCGCGTAGCGGAAGCCCTTGCCGACCGCGCCGAGGATGCGCTCGGGCCCGACCCGCACGTCGTGGAATTCGACCTCGGCGTGGCCGCCCGGTGAATTGCTGTCAATCGTATTGAGCAGGCGCGTGATCTTGAAGCCGGGAGCGTCGGTGTCGGCCAGAAACATGGTGGCGCCGAGATCGCGGCCGTCGGCGTCCTCCGTGCGCGCCATCACGATATTGAGCGTCGCGCCGGGCGCGCCCGTGATGAGCCATTTGCGGCCGTTGATCAGATAGTCGTCGCCGACGCGGCGGGCCGTGGTCTTCATCAGGCTGGGATCGGAGCCGGCGCCGCCGTCCGGTTCGGTCATCGAAAAGATCGTGCGGATTTCACCGCGCGCCAGCGGGCCGAGCCAGCGCGCCTTCTGCTCAGGCGTCGCGACCTTGTCCAGCAGGTTGGTGTTACCTTCGTCGGGAGCCTGGATATTGAGTGCGAGCGGCCCCAGCGGCGACCAGCCCGCAGCCTCGAAGATCACCGCCATCCCGCGATGGTCGAGGCCGAGTCCGCCGTACTCCTTGGGCGCGTGGGGCGAGAGCAGGCCGGCGGCGCGGGCGCGCGCGACCATCTCGAGCCGGAGCGCCTCGGCGGGTCCGTGCGGACCCTGGCGCGGATCGCGTTCGAGCGGCACGATCTCCTCGCGGATGAAGCTCGTGACCTTGCGCTCGAGCTGAACGATTTCGTCAGGTAGTGAAAAATCGATCATTGAGGATGACTCCGATTGGCGATTTGACCGCGCCCGGCGCGCCGGGCGGGCTGTGTCCTGGCGCTACTTTTTGTCTATTTCCTACATTCATGAATCGGCGAAGAGTTCGAATTGAGATTAAACGCGGCAGAGCAGGCCGCCGTCCACCGCGATCGCCTCGCCGGTGACGAAGCCGGAGACCGGCGAAACCAGGTAGAGCAGCGCGCCGGCGATCTCCTCGGGCTTCATCAGCCGGCGGTACGGCAGGTACCTGACCAGCTTTTCATTGAACTCATCGGCCTGCGTTTCGGCGCGATCGGCAACGTCAAGCCATCCGCATTCGATCTGGTTGACGCGGATTCCGCGTCGCGCCCACTCGAGCGCGAGCGCCCGCACCAGATTGCGCACCGCGCCCTTGGCCGCGCAGTAGAGCGTCGCGTTGGGGACGCCGCGCTCGGCCAGCACATTGCTGATGTTGACGATCGTGCCGCCGCCCCGCTGGAGCATCAGGCGCCCGACTTCCTGGCACGCCGTCCAGACGCTCTTGAAGTTGTCCTCGATCACGCGGTCGAAGGCGGAATCGTCGGTGGCCTCAAAGGGCGCGTAGAACGGGTGGTCGAGCGCGGTGACCAGAATGTCGAGGCCGCCCAGCTTCTTGACCGCGAGATCGGCGGTCGCGCTGAGGTCGGCACGGGCGGCGGCGGTCTGCACCTGGTACGGAGCGTTTTTTTGTCCCGCGGCTTCGAGCGCCTTAACGGTATCCTGCAAGGGCTTTTCGGCGCCGGGCTCCTGCGAGGCGAGAAAGACCTTCGCGCCAGCTTCGGCCAGCGTCAGCGCGGCGACGCGGCCCAGCGGATGCTCCGCGCCAATCACCAGCGCACGCTTGTCGGTCAGCGCAAAATCATTGACTCCGGAAGGCAGCGCCATCGCATTCAACTCCGTCGCGCGGGCGCGCGCTTCATTGTGAATCGGCCGGCGCGACGCCGGTCGGCGCGATCCCGCCGGCGAGGCCGCCGCCATCGATCGCGATCAGCTCGCCATTAACGTGATTGGAGGCGTCGGAGGCGAGGAAGACCGCGAGCGGCCCGACATCGTCGTCCACACCGGCGCGGCCGATCGGGATGAACTTGCCGCCCTTGAAAAACTTCATCATGGCCTCGTTGTGGGGAAAGATCCCGGGCACGATGCAGTTGGTCTGGATATTGTAATCGGCGTAGGTCAGCGCGAGCGAGCGGGTCAGCTGGAGGCTCGCGCCCTTCGCGCAGGCATACATATAGTTATGTTTTCCGCCTCGCAGTCCATAGCCGGAGGCGACATTGATAATTTTGCCGCGCTTGCGCACGACCATGTGCGGAATCGCGGCGCGCGCACAGTAGAATTGGCTCGAGAGATTGACGTCGATTCCGGTGCGCCATTCCTCATCGGTAATCTGTTCGAGCCGCTTGCCGAAGGAATCTTCGTCGATGCCGGCGTTATTGACCAGAATATCGATTTGGCCGAACTCGTTGAGCGCCGCGGCGACCATCGCGTTGACCTGCTCCGAGCGCGCGACGTCGGTCGGCTGCACCAGGCAGCGCCGGCCCAGCTTGCGCACCTCCTCGGCGGTCGCTTCGAGCTGGGCGAGCGTGCGCGCCGCGACCACGATGTCGGCGCCGCAGCTCGCGAAGCGCAGCGCCATCGCACGCCCAAGGCCGCGTCCGCCGCCGGTGATAAGCGCGACTTTGTCCTTAAGGCTGAAACTTTCGAGAATCATCGGTTCTTCCCATTAACTCTCATCGGCGTCACGCGGCTCAAGCGCACCGGCGCTCGTGCGTTCCATGCTAATTAACACAGCCGCTACTTCAAAACAGGTAGCACGCCTGGACGGAATCCACGCGACGGAGGGGCGTATCCGTTTACGTGCGACGCGCCGGAAGCGTATATATTTCCTGAG from Candidatus Binataceae bacterium encodes:
- a CDS encoding helix-turn-helix domain-containing protein, translating into MLVDAKVLTVGELSDYLRVHRSTIYRLLKKGQLPGFKIGSDWRFNVEAIDQWRLRQGAEQLEQMRASQ
- a CDS encoding DUF72 domain-containing protein yields the protein MASEIRAGASGFSYKEWLGGFYPAKLAGAKMLEFYSARLATVEINYTFRAMPRRAMLTGWAEKTPPNFRFALKAPQRITHFARLRGSRETLDYFIEVAGALGEKLGPVLFQLPPDLSRDDALLDDFIAQVGGRVRAAFEFRHPSWFDEEVLALLRRRQVALCVAESDKLSSPVASTAPYAYLRLRKESYDDAAMAAWAEKIRGLTVGAREAYIYFKHEAAAPELAAKMQLLLATV
- a CDS encoding polymer-forming cytoskeletal protein; this encodes MGLNDESFQSRIGKGAKISGKLNFRAPAKIEGEVDGEITGDEILIAEGAIVTARIAATRLTVAGQVSGEIIVRERLELLPTARLKCAITTPSLVLNEGAQFEGDCKMPGERAAA
- a CDS encoding acyl-CoA dehydrogenase family protein, with the translated sequence MIDFSLPDEIVQLERKVTSFIREEIVPLERDPRQGPHGPAEALRLEMVARARAAGLLSPHAPKEYGGLGLDHRGMAVIFEAAGWSPLGPLALNIQAPDEGNTNLLDKVATPEQKARWLGPLARGEIRTIFSMTEPDGGAGSDPSLMKTTARRVGDDYLINGRKWLITGAPGATLNIVMARTEDADGRDLGATMFLADTDAPGFKITRLLNTIDSNSPGGHAEVEFHDVRVGPERILGAVGKGFRYAQVRLGPARLTHCMRWLGAARRCHAIATDYARRRHAFGRPIGEHEGVGFMLADNENELSLCRLAIWHAAWMLDQGEQARNETSMCKVFCSEATGRIVDRSLQILGGMGITDDTVVERTYRDIRAFRIYDGPSEVHRFALARAILARDASAK
- a CDS encoding SDR family oxidoreductase, yielding MALPSGVNDFALTDKRALVIGAEHPLGRVAALTLAEAGAKVFLASQEPGAEKPLQDTVKALEAAGQKNAPYQVQTAAARADLSATADLAVKKLGGLDILVTALDHPFYAPFEATDDSAFDRVIEDNFKSVWTACQEVGRLMLQRGGGTIVNISNVLAERGVPNATLYCAAKGAVRNLVRALALEWARRGIRVNQIECGWLDVADRAETQADEFNEKLVRYLPYRRLMKPEEIAGALLYLVSPVSGFVTGEAIAVDGGLLCRV
- a CDS encoding SDR family NAD(P)-dependent oxidoreductase; the protein is MILESFSLKDKVALITGGGRGLGRAMALRFASCGADIVVAARTLAQLEATAEEVRKLGRRCLVQPTDVARSEQVNAMVAAALNEFGQIDILVNNAGIDEDSFGKRLEQITDEEWRTGIDVNLSSQFYCARAAIPHMVVRKRGKIINVASGYGLRGGKHNYMYACAKGASLQLTRSLALTYADYNIQTNCIVPGIFPHNEAMMKFFKGGKFIPIGRAGVDDDVGPLAVFLASDASNHVNGELIAIDGGGLAGGIAPTGVAPADSQ